CCGAGGCTTTGTGTAGCTGACTGTATGGAGATTGAAGCAGTTTGTAGCTGAGACCAAGGCTGTGTGGAGGCTGAGGTTGTGTGGAGTTGATGCTGTGTGGACACTGAGGCTGTGTGGAGGCTGAGGTTGTGTGAATGCGCCTGTGTGGAGTTGATGCTGTGTGGAGACCGAGGCTGTGTGGAGACTGAGGCTGTGTGGAGACCGAGGCAGTGTGGGGACTGAAGCTTTGTGTAGCTGAAACTGTGTGGAGACAGAGTCTGTGTGGATACCAAGGCTGTGTAGAGAGTTAGGCTGTGTGGAGGCCGAGGTTGTGTGGACACTGAGGCTGTGTGGAGGCTGAGGTTGTGTGGAGAAGTGCCTGTGTGGAGTTGATGCTGTGTGGAGACTGAGGCTGTGTGGAGAGTGAGGCTATGTGGAGCTGAGGCTGTGTGGAGACTGAGGCTGGGTGGAGATTGAGGCTGTTTGGAGACTGAGGCTGCGTGGAGACAGAGGCTACGAGGAGACTGGCTGTGCGGAGACTGAGACTGTGTGGAGCAGAGGCTGCGTGGAGACTGATGCTGTGTGGAGATTGAGACTGTGTAGAGACCGTGGCTGTATAGCGACCGAGTCTGTGTGGAGCTGAGGCTGTGGGGAGACCGAGACTGTGTGGAGAGTGAGGCTGTATGGAGACTGAGGTTGTGTGGAGATCGAGACTGTGTGGAGAGTGAGGCTGTATGGAGACTGAAATTGTGTGGTGACTGAGGCTGTGTGGAGACCGAGGCTGTGTGGAGCTGAAGTGTGTGGATACTGTGGCTGTGTGGAGACGGAGGCTGTATGGAGACAGAGGCTGTGTGGAGACTGAGGTTGTGTGGATCCTAGGCTGTGTGGAGCTGAGGCTCTGTGAGACTGATGCTGTGTGGAGACCGAGACTGTGTGGAGCTGAGGGTTTGTGAGACTGAGGCTGTGTGGAGACTGAGGCTTTGTGGAGACAGGTTGTGTGGAACTGAGGCTGTGTGGAGAGTGAAGCTGTGTGGAGGCTGATGTGTGGACACTGAGGCTGGGTGGAGCTGCACCTGTATGGAGTTGATGCTGTGTGGAGCTTAGGCTGTTTGGAGACAGGCTGTGTGGAGCTGATGCTGTGTATAGACCGAGGCTATGTGGAACTGATGCTGTGTGAAAAGTGAGGCTGTGTGGCAACGGAGACTGTGTGGAGACTGAGTCTGTGTGGAGTTGAAGCAGTGTTGAGCTGTGCTTGTGTGGAGACCGAGGCAGTGTGGAGACTGAGGCTGTGTGGAGCTGATGCTGTGTGGAGACTGAGGGTGGGTGGAAACTGAGGCTGGGTGGAGACGGAGGCTGTGTGGAGACTGAGGCTTTATGTAGCTGAGACTGTGTTGAGACCAAGGCTGTGTGGAGAACTAGGCTGTGTGGAATTGAGGCTGTGTGGAGGTTGAGGTTGTGTAGAGACTGAGTCTGGGTGGACCTGCGCCTGTGTGTTGATGCTGTGTGGAGACTGAGGCTAGGTGGAGCTTGGGCTGGGTGGAGATTGAGGCAGTGTGGAGACTGAGGATGTGTTGAGACTGTGGTTGTGTGGAGATTGAGGCTGTGTGGAGCTGAGGCTGTGTGGAGACAGGTTGTGTGGAGCTTACGCTGTGTGGAGATAGGCTGGGTGGAGATTGAGGCTGTGTGCAAACTGAGGCTGTGTGGAGATTGAGGCTGTGTGGAGATTGAGGCTGTGTGGAGACTGAGGCTGTGTGGCAACCGAGTCTGTTTGGAGACCGAGTCTGTGTGGAGTTGAAGCAGTGTGGAGCTGTGGTTGTGTGGAGACCGAGGCAGTGTGGAGACTGAGGCTGTGTGGAGACTGAGGCTGTGTGAAGACAGAGGCTTTGTGGAGCTGATGGTGTGTGGAGACTGAGGCTGTGTGGAGACCGAGGCTGTGTGGAGCTGATGCTGTGTGGAGATTGAGGCTGTTtggagctgagtctgtgtgaAGACTGAGACTGTGTGGAGACCTAGGCTTTGTGGAGCTGATGTTGTGTGGAGACTGTGGCTGTGTGAAGACTGAGACTGTGTGGAGACAGGTTGTGTGGAGCTTACGCTGTGTGGAGATTGAGGCTGTGTGGAGCTGAGGCTGTGTGGAGACTGAGGCTGTGTGGCAACCAAGGCTGTGTGGAGTTGAAGCAGTGTGGAGCTGTGGTTGTGTGGAGACCGAGGCAGTGTGGAGACTGAGGCTATGTGGAGCTGATGCTCTGTGGAGACTGAGGCTGTGTGTAGCTGAGACTGTGTGGAGAGTGAGATTGTGTGGAGCTGAGGCTGTGTGGAGAGTGAGGCTGTGTGTAGCTGAGACTGTGTGGAGAGTGAGATTGTGTGGAGCTGAGGCTGTGTGGAGAGTGAGGCTGTGTGGAGCTGAGGCTGTGTGGAGCTGATGTTGTGTGGAGACCGAGGCTGTGTGGAGACTGAGGCTGTGTGGAGCTGATGCTGTGTGGAGACTGAGGCTGCGTGGAGAGTGAGGCTGTGTGGAGCTGATGTTGTGTGGAGACTGAGGCTGGGTGGAGACTGAGGCTGGGTGGAGACTGAGCCTGTGTGGAGACTAAGACTGGGTGGAGGAGACAGGCTGTGTGGAGACTGAGGCTTTGTGGAGCTGAGGCTGTGTGGAGACTAAGGCTGTGTGGTGAGTGATGCTGTGTGTAGTTGATGTGCATGGAGACTGTTGTTTTGTGGAGCTGATGTGATATGGTTGGAGACTGACACACTATGAAGTTGTCAGGTGGCAGAGGCCTGGCTGCTTTTGCCCCACATAGTACGGCAGCAATCTGGAGAGGCCTGAGCATGTTCGAGACCACCATACCACCAACTCTAGTGAATGCCCAGACCCATGGTGTTGGGCGGACAGTCCTTCGGAGCCTCCTCCAGCACCTCTTCAGTGAAACGACAGCTTCTCTGCACATCTAGGGTCTTTCTCTTGTGTGGACTcgctggtgctgagagagggtgGATTTCCGCATAAAAAACTTCCCGCATTCAGTGCACTCGTAACGTTTCACTCCGGCGTGGCCTCGCCGATGCTGACTGAACTGTGAGCTGTCCCGGAAGGACTTCCCACACTCCTCACACTCGTAGGGCCTCTCGCCGGTGTGGACcctctggtggtagcgcagtttcGAGCTGGTGATGAAAGCCTTCCCACACTCGCTGCACTCGTAGGGCCTGTctccagagtggactctctggtggtagcgcagagtgGAGCTCGAGGTGAACGACTTCCCGCACTCGCCACACTCGTAGGGTCTCCTCCCCGCATGAGCCCTCTGGTGGTAAGAGAGGGTGGCGCTGCTGGTGAAAGCCTTCCCGCACTCGCCGCACACGTAGGGCCTTTCACCCGTGTGGACTCTCCTGTGTCGGATCAGGATGGAGCTGTTGGTGAAGGACTTTCCACACTCACCACACGCGTACGGCTTTTCTCCTCTGTGGACTCTCTGATGGTAAGCAAGGCCAGAGAGGGAGGTGAAGCATTTCCCACAGGCCTTGCACTCGTGAGACCTGTCTCTGTTGTGGATTTTCTggtgaattgagagagaagacttGTGGATAAAGGACTTCCCGCACTCACTACACGTGTGAGGCCGTTCTCCAGTGTGACCTCTCTGGTGCTTGTTGAACTGGGATTTGTCCTTGAAGGACTTCCCACACTGGCCGCACTCATAAGGCCTCTCTCCACTGTGCACTCGGTGGTGGTAACGCAGGCTGGCGCTGAAAGTGAACGACTTCCCACACTCCCGGCACTTGTAGGGCCTTTCCCCCGTGTGAGCTCTCTGGTGATAGCGGAGTGTGGAGCTGGACGTGAAAGCCTTCCCACACTCACTGCACTCATAGGGCTTCTCCCCCGCGTGAGCCCTCTGGTGGTAACAGAGGGTGGAGCTGCAGGTGAAAGACTTCCCGCACTCACCACACCTGTAGGGCTTTTCTCCCGTGTGGACCCTCTGGTGCTGGATGAGTGTCCACTTGTTGTTGAAGGACTTCTTACACTCGCTGCACTCGTAAGGCCTTTCTCCTGTGTGGATTCTCTGGTGCAGAACAAGGTTGTTTCTT
The DNA window shown above is from Erinaceus europaeus chromosome 2, mEriEur2.1, whole genome shotgun sequence and carries:
- the LOC132533061 gene encoding mucin-6-like isoform X3, which gives rise to MVVSNMLRPLQIAAVLCGAKAARPLPPDNFIVCQSPTISHQLHKTTVSMHINYTQHHSPHSLSLHTASAPQSLSLHTACLLHPVLVSTQAQSPPSLSLHPASVSTLPRSPHNHSSTLLQLHTDSVSKQTRLPHSLSLHTASISTQPQSPHSLSLHTASISTQPISTQRKLHTTCLHTASAPHSLNLHTTTVSTHPQSPHCLNLHPAQAPPSLSLHTASTHRRRSTQTQSLHNLNLHTASIPHSLVLHTALVSTQSQLHKASVSTQPPSPPSLSFHPPSVSTQHQLHTASSPYSLTLHTVSSPHSLSLHTASVSTQPQSPHSLNPSTASALTLG
- the LOC132533061 gene encoding mucin-2-like isoform X2, whose protein sequence is MVVSNMLRPLQIAAVLCGAKAARPLPPDNFIVCQSPTISHQLHKTTVSMHINYTQHHSPHSLSLHTASAPQSLSLHTACLLHPVLVSTQAQSPPSLSLHPASVSTLPRSPHNHSSTLLQLHTDSVSKQTRLPHSLSLHTASISTQPQSPHSLSLHTASISTQPISTQRKLHTTCLHTASAPHSLNLHTTTVSTHPQSPHCLNLHPAQAPPSLSLHTASTHRRRSTQTQSLHNLNLHTASIPHSLVLHTALVSTQSQLHKASVSTQPPSPPSLSFHPPSVSTQHQLHTASVSTLPRSPHKHSSTLLQLHTDSVSTQSPLPHSLTFHTASVPHSLGLYTASAPHSLSPNSLSSTQHQLHTGAAPPSLSVHTSASTQLHSPHSLSSTQPVSTKPQSPHSLSLTNPQLHTVSVSTQHQSHRASAPHSLGSTQPQSPHSLCLHTASVSTQPQYPHTSAPHSLGLHTASSPHSLSLHTASVSTQPQSPHSLNPSTASALTLG
- the LOC132533061 gene encoding mucin-2-like isoform X4, producing the protein MVVSNMLRPLQIAAVLCGAKAARPLPPDNFIVCQSPTISHQLHKTTVSMHINYTQHHSPHSLSLHTASAPQSLSLHTACLLHPVLVSTQAQSPPSLSLHPASVSTLPRSPHNHSSTLLQLHTDSVSKQTRLPHSLSLHTASISTQPQSPHSLSLHTASISTQPISTQRKLHTTCLHTASAPHSLNLHTTTVSTHPQSPHCLNLHPAQAPPSLSLHTASTHRRRSTQTQSLHNLNLHTASIPHSLVLHTALVSTQSQLHKASVSTQPPSPPSLSFHPPSVSTQHQLHTASVSTLPRLHTASVSTQPQSPHSLSLHTASIPAQPLL
- the LOC132533061 gene encoding mucin-2-like isoform X1; amino-acid sequence: MVVSNMLRPLQIAAVLCGAKAARPLPPDNFIVCQSPTISHQLHKTTVSMHINYTQHHSPHSLSLHTASAPQSLSLHTACLLHPVLVSTQAQSPPSLSLHPASVSTLPRSPHNHSSTLLQLHTDSVSKQTRLPHSLSLHTASISTQPQSPHSLTPHSLNLHTTTVSTHPQSPHCLNLHPAQAPPSLSLHTASTHRRRSTQTQSLHNLNLHTASIPHSLVLHTALVSTQSQLHKASVSTQPPSPPSLSFHPPSVSTQHQLHTASVSTLPRSPHKHSSTLLQLHTDSVSTQSPLPHSLTFHTASVPHSLGLYTASAPHSLSPNSLSSTQHQLHTGAAPPSLSVHTSASTQLHSPHSLSSTQPVSTKPQSPHSLSLTNPQLHTVSVSTQHQSHRASAPHSLGSTQPQSPHSLCLHTASVSTQPHHHTISVSIQPHSPHSLDLHTTSVSIQPHSPHSLGLPTASAPHRLGRYTATVSTQSQSPHSISLHAASAPHSLSLRTASLLVASVSTQPQSPNSLNLHPASVSTQPQLHIASLSTQPQSPHSINSTQALLHTTSASTQPQCPHNLGLHTA